One window from the genome of Thermaerobacter marianensis DSM 12885 encodes:
- a CDS encoding Rqc2 family fibronectin-binding protein produces MNGLLLAAVVQELGNLLPARVERVYQPDPHVLVLRLYAGRELNLLISADPNLPRLHLTARPPANPPAPPAFCMLLRKHLESLRLVGARQGPEFDRWLWLDFAAPGADEPARRLHLAVELLDRRANVVLLDGQGRILDALRRVPGSPGGRSLLPGIPYEPPPPPSPLPQGDPASLGCRWLEALTGAGPDAEDPDAVAPAAGDRREGGRGRTRSRPAWRRLLQHVPVLGRELAQEALRRAGIDPGTAAVNPGSHVSGKAGGTNGPSVPAPAGHPGATLGAVVLGWLDAAREGRFDPVLVRDGEGRAVALAPFPVTPPAGGRLERDEHGRVWALCDRFYRQRLDEVARDRLRQQLEQIVREALARARRRLEARQEDLRRAEEAEPYRIYGELLTAFAGQVPRGARQVELPNYYDPEGATARIPLDPALSPQENAQRYFRLYQKAKRGRQQAAELLQAAREEVAYLESVEHALAEAATAGDLEAVAAELAEQGYAAAFPHLAAGGEGGRRGPRPGGRHPGSGTGTQRGGRTPDGAAAAAAGFLRYRGPGGELILAGRNNRQNDVLVTRVANPWDIWLHAREVPGSHVLLRLPHREAVPSPAALEAAARVAAHHSKARWSGQVAVDYTEARHVRKPKGARPGFVRYEHARTLFVSPDPDGLPPRLDPVAAGSAEASGRQADGAGGA; encoded by the coding sequence TTGAACGGCCTTTTGCTGGCTGCCGTCGTGCAGGAGCTGGGCAACCTGCTCCCCGCCCGGGTCGAGCGGGTGTACCAGCCCGATCCCCACGTGCTGGTGCTGCGCCTGTACGCCGGCCGGGAGCTGAACCTGCTGATCAGCGCGGACCCGAACCTGCCCCGGCTGCACCTGACGGCCCGGCCGCCGGCCAATCCCCCGGCGCCGCCGGCATTCTGCATGCTCTTGCGCAAGCATCTGGAATCCCTGCGCCTGGTGGGCGCCCGCCAGGGACCCGAGTTCGACCGGTGGCTCTGGTTGGACTTCGCCGCGCCCGGTGCGGACGAACCGGCCCGCCGCCTGCACCTGGCCGTGGAGCTGCTGGACCGGCGGGCCAATGTGGTGCTCCTGGATGGCCAGGGCCGGATCCTGGACGCCCTGCGGCGGGTGCCCGGCAGCCCCGGCGGCCGCAGCCTGCTGCCGGGAATCCCCTACGAACCGCCGCCTCCCCCGAGCCCCCTGCCCCAGGGTGATCCGGCGAGCCTGGGGTGCCGGTGGCTGGAAGCCTTGACCGGAGCCGGCCCGGACGCGGAGGACCCGGACGCGGTCGCTCCGGCCGCCGGGGACCGGCGGGAGGGCGGGCGCGGGCGAACCCGGTCCCGGCCCGCCTGGCGACGCCTGCTCCAGCATGTGCCGGTGCTGGGGCGGGAACTGGCCCAGGAGGCGCTCCGCCGGGCCGGGATCGACCCGGGCACTGCGGCGGTGAACCCCGGATCCCACGTCTCCGGGAAGGCTGGGGGGACCAACGGCCCGTCCGTCCCGGCGCCTGCAGGCCACCCCGGGGCGACCCTGGGGGCGGTGGTCCTGGGCTGGCTCGACGCCGCCCGGGAAGGCCGGTTCGATCCCGTGCTGGTCCGCGACGGGGAGGGGCGGGCCGTGGCCCTCGCCCCCTTCCCCGTGACCCCGCCGGCGGGCGGCCGGCTTGAACGGGACGAACACGGCCGCGTCTGGGCCCTGTGCGACCGGTTCTACCGGCAGCGGCTGGACGAGGTGGCCCGTGACCGCCTGCGCCAGCAGCTCGAGCAGATCGTGCGGGAAGCCCTGGCCCGCGCCCGCCGCCGGCTGGAGGCCCGCCAGGAGGACCTGCGCCGGGCTGAAGAAGCCGAGCCCTACCGCATCTACGGCGAGCTGCTGACCGCCTTCGCGGGCCAGGTGCCGCGCGGCGCCCGGCAGGTGGAGCTTCCCAACTACTACGATCCGGAGGGGGCGACGGCGCGCATCCCGCTGGACCCCGCCCTGAGCCCGCAGGAGAACGCCCAGCGCTATTTCCGCCTCTATCAAAAAGCCAAGCGGGGCCGCCAGCAGGCCGCCGAACTCCTGCAGGCGGCCCGGGAGGAAGTCGCGTATCTGGAGTCGGTGGAACACGCCCTGGCGGAGGCGGCCACCGCCGGCGACCTGGAGGCCGTCGCCGCCGAGCTGGCGGAGCAGGGCTACGCGGCGGCCTTTCCCCACCTCGCCGCCGGCGGCGAGGGCGGCCGGCGCGGCCCGCGGCCCGGGGGGCGTCACCCCGGGTCCGGGACGGGCACGCAGCGCGGCGGGCGGACGCCGGACGGGGCCGCAGCCGCCGCGGCCGGGTTTCTCCGGTACCGCGGGCCCGGCGGCGAGCTCATCCTGGCCGGGCGGAACAACCGGCAGAACGACGTGCTGGTCACCCGCGTCGCCAACCCGTGGGACATCTGGCTCCACGCCCGGGAGGTGCCGGGCTCCCACGTGCTGCTGCGCCTGCCGCACCGGGAGGCGGTGCCCTCCCCCGCGGCCCTGGAAGCGGCGGCACGGGTGGCCGCGCACCACAGCAAGGCCCGCTGGTCCGGCCAGGTGGCCGTCGACTACACCGAGGCGCGGCACGTGCGGAAGCCGAAGGGCGCCCGGCCCGGGTTCGTCCGCTACGAGCACGCCCGCACCCTGTTCGTGTCGCCCGACCCGGACGGGCTGCCGCCACGGCTCGACCCCGTGGCGGCAGGCAGCGCCGAGGCGAGCGGGCGCCAGGCCGACGGAGCCGGCGGGGCCTAG
- a CDS encoding 3-hydroxyacyl-CoA dehydrogenase/enoyl-CoA hydratase family protein: MPVVFRRVAVLGAGTMGSQIAAHLANQGIPVDLFDLSTELVEKAKQRLAELKPSPIYTRDVLDLIAPGSFQDEGDLERLRDAEWVVEAVLEQLPVKQQLWQRVAPFLRPGGIYSTNTSGLSIRAIASVLPEEARRRFLGTHFFNPPRYLHLLELIPTPDTDPAVVGAMRDFATRVLGKGVVLAKDTPNFIANRIGCYGLMVTVRAMQEFGLGPDEVDEITGENMGRPKSATFRTLDVVGIDVMKDVADNTRAAVQDPDEQAAFTLPDFMRQLVERGWTGEKAGQGFYKRVKQPDGSREILVLDPATMEYRPRRRLQAPSLQAVRAIEDPVQRIKTLLAADDTAGRFAWEITRRTLAYAASKLGEIADDVASIDRAMKWGFGWNAGPFELWDALGAAAVLERMERDGETLPGWLVEAIKNGPGRFYVEEGGRTLALAAGGRYIPVEDDPRAVDVPRLLKQNKVVDRNAGATLVDLGDDVLLLDFHGPKQAIGPDYIQMVEKAVAEVEANWRGLVISSHVKPNFSVGANLMLILLAAQTGEWDEIDAMVRRFQRANLRLKYATRPVVVAPYGITVGGGCEVALHGDRVVAAAETYIGLVEVGAGVIPGGGGTKEMLLRAIENVPDVFSGKYGQTPGPATTDLTGRVNLQVLVNRVFELIATARVSTSAAEARQLGFLRATDTVVANPEHLLHEAKRAVLALDEAGYRPPVRRRIPVVGDSGRALMELAAVSLHWGGWASEHDLKIARKLAHVLAGGDVPPGTEVDEEYLLDLEREAFLSLVGEPKTQARMQHLLKTGKPLRN, from the coding sequence ATGCCGGTAGTCTTTCGCCGGGTCGCGGTGCTGGGAGCCGGCACCATGGGTTCCCAGATCGCCGCACACCTGGCCAACCAGGGCATTCCCGTCGACCTGTTCGACCTCAGCACCGAACTGGTGGAGAAGGCGAAGCAGCGCCTGGCGGAGCTGAAGCCGTCGCCCATCTACACCCGCGACGTGCTGGACCTGATCGCCCCCGGGTCCTTCCAGGACGAGGGCGACCTGGAGCGCCTCCGGGACGCCGAGTGGGTGGTCGAGGCGGTGCTCGAGCAGCTGCCCGTCAAGCAGCAGCTCTGGCAGCGGGTGGCGCCCTTCCTGCGCCCCGGCGGCATCTACAGCACCAACACCTCGGGCCTGTCCATCCGGGCCATCGCCAGCGTCCTGCCGGAGGAGGCCCGGCGCCGCTTCCTGGGGACCCACTTCTTCAACCCGCCGCGCTACCTGCACCTGCTGGAACTGATCCCCACGCCGGATACCGACCCCGCCGTGGTCGGGGCCATGCGCGATTTCGCCACCCGGGTGCTGGGCAAGGGCGTCGTGCTGGCCAAGGACACGCCCAACTTCATCGCCAACCGCATCGGCTGTTACGGGCTCATGGTGACGGTGCGGGCGATGCAGGAGTTCGGCCTCGGCCCCGACGAGGTCGACGAGATCACCGGCGAGAACATGGGCCGGCCCAAGAGCGCCACCTTCCGCACCCTGGACGTGGTCGGCATCGACGTGATGAAGGACGTGGCCGACAACACCCGCGCCGCCGTTCAGGATCCGGACGAACAGGCCGCCTTCACCCTGCCCGATTTCATGCGCCAGCTGGTGGAGCGGGGCTGGACGGGCGAGAAGGCGGGCCAGGGCTTCTACAAACGGGTCAAGCAGCCCGACGGCAGCCGCGAGATCCTGGTGCTGGATCCGGCCACCATGGAGTACCGCCCCCGGCGGCGGCTGCAGGCGCCCTCGCTCCAGGCGGTGCGGGCCATCGAGGACCCGGTCCAGCGCATCAAGACCCTGCTGGCGGCCGACGACACGGCGGGCCGCTTCGCCTGGGAGATCACCCGCCGCACCCTGGCCTACGCTGCCAGCAAGCTGGGCGAGATCGCCGACGACGTGGCCAGCATCGACCGCGCCATGAAGTGGGGCTTCGGCTGGAACGCGGGGCCCTTCGAGCTGTGGGACGCCCTGGGCGCGGCGGCGGTGCTGGAGCGCATGGAGCGGGACGGCGAGACCCTGCCGGGCTGGCTGGTCGAGGCCATCAAGAACGGCCCCGGCCGGTTCTACGTGGAGGAGGGTGGCCGTACCCTGGCGCTGGCAGCGGGCGGCCGGTACATCCCGGTGGAGGACGACCCGCGCGCGGTGGACGTGCCGCGGCTGCTCAAGCAGAACAAGGTCGTCGACCGCAACGCCGGCGCCACGCTGGTCGACCTGGGTGACGACGTGCTGCTTTTGGACTTCCACGGGCCCAAGCAGGCCATCGGCCCCGACTACATCCAGATGGTGGAGAAGGCGGTGGCCGAGGTGGAGGCCAACTGGCGCGGCCTGGTGATCTCCAGCCACGTCAAGCCCAACTTCTCCGTGGGCGCCAACCTGATGCTGATCCTGCTGGCGGCCCAGACGGGGGAGTGGGACGAGATCGACGCCATGGTCCGCCGCTTCCAGCGCGCCAACCTGCGGCTCAAGTACGCGACCCGGCCGGTGGTGGTGGCCCCCTACGGGATCACCGTCGGCGGCGGCTGCGAGGTGGCCCTCCACGGCGACCGGGTGGTGGCGGCGGCGGAGACCTACATCGGCCTGGTGGAGGTGGGGGCCGGGGTGATCCCCGGCGGCGGTGGCACCAAGGAGATGCTGCTGCGGGCCATCGAGAACGTGCCCGACGTGTTCTCGGGCAAGTACGGCCAGACGCCCGGGCCCGCCACCACCGACCTGACGGGCCGGGTCAACCTGCAGGTCCTGGTCAACCGGGTGTTCGAGCTGATCGCCACCGCCCGGGTGTCCACCTCGGCGGCCGAGGCGCGCCAGCTGGGCTTCTTGCGTGCCACCGACACCGTGGTGGCCAACCCCGAGCATCTGCTGCACGAAGCCAAGCGGGCCGTCCTGGCCCTGGACGAGGCCGGCTACCGCCCGCCGGTGCGGCGGCGGATTCCGGTGGTGGGCGACAGCGGCCGCGCCCTGATGGAGCTGGCCGCCGTCAGCCTGCATTGGGGCGGCTGGGCCAGCGAGCACGACCTCAAGATCGCCCGCAAGCTGGCCCACGTGCTGGCGGGCGGTGACGTGCCGCCCGGCACGGAGGTCGACGAGGAGTACCTGCTGGATCTGGAGCGGGAGGCCTTCCTCAGCCTGGTGGGCGAGCCCAAGACCCAGGCGCGGATGCAGCACCTGCTCAAGACCGGCAAGCCCCTGCGCAACTGA
- a CDS encoding glycerate kinase: protein MDRAAEDRGPDPGPDSGPDPRPGPSPAPIARRRDGTRLPSPASRQPLRVLVAPDSFKGSLTAEEAAAAMARGVEQGWPGTAVTLLPLADGGEGTAAALVRATGGRWFGCRVTGPLGEPVDARWGLLGDGRTAVIEMAAASGLLLVPPGRQRPLEATSFGTGELIRDALDRGCRRLLVAIGGSATTDGGTGMLAALGARFLDAAGQPLPPGGGALTRLARIDLGGLDPRLREAEIEVACDVDNPLTGPRGAARVYAPQKGATPEQVEVLEAGLVRLAEVTARTLGHDRRDEPGAGAAGGLGFGLIAFLGARLRPGAELVMDAAGFDRHLERTDLVLTGEGRTDVQTLAGKLVARVADRCRRLGRPVVVISGAVDPAVEPALKERGVAALLAATPGPMPPRQALARAAGHLEAATAAAMGLLRLGWQLRSDRAS from the coding sequence ATGGACCGAGCGGCGGAGGACCGCGGCCCCGACCCCGGACCCGACTCCGGCCCCGACCCCCGCCCCGGCCCGAGTCCGGCTCCCATCGCGCGGCGCAGGGACGGAACGCGTCTTCCGTCCCCTGCCTCCCGCCAGCCGCTCCGGGTGCTGGTGGCACCCGACTCCTTCAAGGGCAGCCTGACGGCGGAGGAGGCCGCCGCCGCCATGGCCCGCGGGGTGGAGCAGGGCTGGCCCGGCACCGCCGTCACCCTGCTGCCCCTGGCCGACGGCGGCGAGGGGACCGCGGCCGCCCTGGTACGGGCCACGGGCGGCCGCTGGTTCGGCTGCCGCGTGACGGGGCCCCTGGGCGAGCCGGTGGACGCCCGCTGGGGGCTTTTGGGCGACGGCCGCACGGCGGTGATCGAGATGGCCGCCGCGTCCGGCCTGCTGCTGGTGCCGCCCGGCCGCCAGCGCCCGCTGGAGGCCACCTCCTTCGGGACGGGGGAGCTCATCCGCGACGCCCTGGATCGCGGGTGCAGGAGGTTGCTGGTCGCCATCGGCGGCAGCGCCACCACCGACGGCGGGACGGGCATGCTGGCCGCCCTGGGCGCCCGTTTCCTCGACGCCGCCGGGCAGCCCCTGCCGCCCGGGGGCGGTGCCCTGACCCGCCTGGCCCGCATCGACCTCGGAGGGCTCGACCCGCGCCTGCGGGAGGCGGAGATCGAGGTCGCCTGCGACGTGGACAACCCGCTGACCGGACCGCGGGGCGCGGCCCGGGTGTACGCCCCGCAGAAGGGCGCCACGCCGGAACAGGTGGAGGTGCTGGAGGCAGGCCTGGTGCGGCTGGCGGAGGTCACCGCCCGGACGCTGGGCCACGACCGGCGGGACGAACCCGGTGCGGGCGCCGCAGGCGGGCTGGGTTTCGGGCTCATCGCCTTCCTGGGCGCCCGGCTGCGCCCCGGCGCCGAGCTGGTGATGGATGCCGCCGGGTTCGACCGGCACCTGGAGCGCACCGATCTGGTCCTGACGGGGGAGGGGCGGACCGACGTCCAGACCCTGGCGGGCAAGCTGGTGGCCCGGGTCGCCGACCGCTGCCGGCGCCTGGGCCGGCCGGTGGTGGTGATCTCCGGGGCCGTCGACCCGGCGGTGGAGCCGGCCCTGAAAGAAAGAGGGGTCGCCGCCTTGCTGGCGGCAACCCCGGGTCCCATGCCGCCCCGCCAGGCCCTGGCCCGGGCGGCCGGCCACCTGGAGGCGGCGACGGCCGCGGCCATGGGCCTGCTCCGGCTGGGCTGGCAACTCAGGTCGGACCGCGCTTCGTGA